A DNA window from Buttiauxella agrestis contains the following coding sequences:
- a CDS encoding MFS transporter, with translation MILDTAVEAKKGKHTRYLILLIIFIVTTINYADRATLSIAGTEVAKELQLSAISMGYIFSAFGWAYLLMQIPGGWLLDRYGSKKVYTYSLFFWSLFTFMQGFVDMVPLAYAGISMFIMRFMLGFSEAPSFPANARIVAAWFPTKERGTASAIFNSAQYFSLALFSPLLGWLTFAWGWEHVFTVMGGIGFVLTFLWVKFIHNPTDHPRMSKEELDYITKGGAVVDMDHKKPGVVVEGPKLHYIKQLLTNRMMLGVFFGQYFINTITWFFLTWFPIYLVQDKGMSILKVGMVASIPALCGFAGGVLGGVFSDSLIKRGYSLTVARKIPIVLGMLLASTIILCNYTDSTALVVTLMAFAFFGKGFGALGWPVIADTAPKEMVGLCGAVFNVFGNVASIVTPLVIGYLVSELHSFNAALIFVGCSALMAMVCYLFVVGDIKRMELQK, from the coding sequence ATGATTTTAGATACAGCTGTGGAAGCAAAAAAAGGGAAGCACACCCGCTACTTAATATTATTAATTATATTTATTGTGACGACGATTAACTATGCCGATCGCGCCACTCTTTCTATTGCGGGTACTGAAGTTGCAAAAGAATTACAGCTCAGTGCAATCTCAATGGGCTATATTTTCTCAGCTTTTGGCTGGGCTTACCTGCTGATGCAAATCCCTGGCGGATGGTTGCTTGACCGCTACGGTTCGAAGAAAGTGTATACCTATAGTCTGTTCTTCTGGTCGCTGTTTACGTTCATGCAAGGGTTTGTGGATATGGTGCCGCTGGCGTATGCGGGCATCTCCATGTTTATTATGCGCTTTATGCTCGGCTTTTCCGAAGCGCCATCATTCCCGGCTAACGCCCGTATTGTAGCGGCCTGGTTCCCGACCAAAGAACGCGGTACCGCTTCTGCGATTTTTAACTCCGCACAGTATTTCTCCCTGGCACTGTTCTCTCCATTGCTCGGTTGGCTGACCTTCGCATGGGGCTGGGAGCATGTCTTTACCGTGATGGGTGGAATCGGTTTTGTGCTGACTTTCCTGTGGGTGAAGTTTATTCACAACCCAACTGACCACCCTCGTATGTCTAAAGAAGAACTGGACTACATCACGAAAGGTGGCGCCGTGGTTGATATGGACCACAAAAAACCAGGTGTAGTCGTTGAAGGGCCAAAACTTCATTACATCAAGCAGTTGCTGACTAACCGCATGATGCTGGGCGTGTTCTTCGGTCAGTACTTTATCAACACCATTACCTGGTTCTTCCTGACCTGGTTCCCGATTTACCTGGTGCAAGATAAAGGTATGTCGATTCTGAAAGTGGGGATGGTGGCTTCTATCCCGGCGCTGTGCGGTTTTGCTGGTGGCGTGTTGGGCGGCGTATTCTCTGATTCGTTAATCAAACGCGGTTACTCACTGACCGTCGCTCGTAAGATACCGATTGTGCTCGGGATGCTTCTCGCTTCCACCATCATTTTGTGTAACTACACCGACAGCACGGCACTGGTTGTCACGCTGATGGCATTCGCTTTCTTCGGTAAAGGTTTCGGTGCGTTGGGCTGGCCGGTGATTGCTGATACGGCGCCAAAAGAGATGGTTGGCCTGTGCGGTGCGGTATTCAACGTGTTTGGCAACGTAGCGTCTATCGTGACTCCACTGGTCATTGGCTACCTGGTTTCTGAACTTCACTCCTTCAATGCGGCGCTGATCTTTGTTGGCTGTTCGGCGCTGATGGCAATGGTTTGTTATCTGTTCGTAGTGGGTGACATTAAACGTATGGAATTGCAGAAGTAA
- the garD gene encoding galactarate dehydratase: MSNIEIKQQPPGSFYIKVHETDNVAIIVNDNGLKAGTRFPDGLELIEHIPQGHKAALVDIPAHGEIVRYGEVIGYAVRDIPRGSWIDESLVELPKAPPLHTLPLATKVPEPLPPLEGYTFEGYRNADGSVGTKNLLGITTSVHCVAGVVDYVIKIIERDLLPKYPNVDGVVGLNHLYGCGVAINAPAAVIPIRTIHNIALNPNFGGEIMVIGLGCEKLQPERLLEGTDDVQSINVGDASIVRLQDEHHVGFKSMVEDILNVAERHLSNLNKRQRETCPASELVVGMQCGGSDAFSGVTANPAVGYASDLLVRCGATVMFSEVTEVRDAIHLLTPRAINEEVGKRLLEEMEWYDNYLDMGKTDRSANPSPGNKKGGLANVVEKALGSIAKSGQSAIVEVLSPGQRPTKRGLIYAATPASDFVCGTQQVASGITVQVFTTGRGTPYGLLAVPVIKMATRTALANRWYDLMDINAGTIATGEATIEDVGWELFEFILDVASGRKKTFSDQWGLHNALAVFNPAPVT; the protein is encoded by the coding sequence ATGTCAAATATAGAAATTAAACAACAACCCCCTGGGTCGTTTTATATAAAAGTTCATGAGACAGATAATGTCGCTATTATTGTTAATGACAATGGCCTGAAAGCGGGTACGCGTTTCCCGGATGGTTTGGAGCTTATCGAACATATCCCTCAAGGTCACAAAGCCGCTCTGGTCGATATTCCTGCCCACGGTGAAATCGTTCGTTATGGCGAAGTGATCGGCTATGCGGTACGGGATATTCCACGCGGTAGCTGGATTGACGAATCATTGGTGGAATTGCCAAAAGCCCCACCGCTACACACCCTGCCATTAGCGACCAAAGTACCTGAACCATTGCCACCGCTGGAAGGTTACACCTTTGAAGGCTATCGCAACGCAGACGGCAGCGTCGGCACCAAAAACCTGCTTGGCATCACCACCAGCGTGCATTGCGTCGCAGGCGTGGTGGATTATGTCATCAAAATTATTGAACGTGATTTACTGCCGAAATACCCGAATGTGGACGGCGTGGTCGGCCTGAATCACCTGTACGGCTGCGGTGTGGCGATCAACGCACCTGCGGCTGTCATTCCCATTCGCACCATTCATAACATCGCCCTGAACCCGAACTTTGGCGGCGAAATTATGGTGATTGGCCTCGGCTGCGAAAAGTTGCAGCCAGAGCGTCTGCTGGAAGGCACTGATGACGTTCAGTCAATTAATGTCGGCGATGCCAGTATCGTGCGCCTGCAAGACGAACACCACGTCGGCTTTAAATCGATGGTCGAAGATATTCTTAACGTCGCCGAACGCCATCTCTCTAATCTGAACAAACGCCAGCGCGAAACCTGCCCGGCTTCTGAACTGGTAGTCGGTATGCAATGCGGCGGCAGCGATGCTTTCTCCGGCGTGACCGCTAACCCGGCTGTCGGTTACGCATCAGATCTCCTGGTACGCTGCGGCGCCACGGTGATGTTCTCGGAAGTCACTGAAGTGCGCGATGCCATCCATTTATTAACGCCACGCGCCATCAACGAAGAAGTCGGTAAGCGCCTGCTCGAAGAGATGGAATGGTATGACAACTATCTGGACATGGGTAAAACCGACCGTAGCGCCAACCCCTCTCCCGGAAACAAAAAAGGCGGCCTGGCAAACGTGGTGGAAAAAGCCCTCGGCTCCATTGCTAAATCTGGCCAGAGCGCGATTGTCGAAGTGCTTTCGCCGGGTCAACGCCCGACCAAACGCGGCCTGATTTACGCCGCCACACCAGCCAGTGATTTCGTTTGTGGCACACAGCAAGTGGCTTCCGGTATTACAGTGCAAGTGTTCACTACCGGTCGTGGAACGCCATACGGCTTGCTGGCAGTTCCGGTGATTAAAATGGCCACCCGCACCGCACTGGCCAACCGTTGGTACGACTTAATGGATATCAACGCGGGCACCATCGCCACCGGTGAAGCGACCATTGAGGATGTGGGCTGGGAGTTGTTTGAATTTATTCTTGATGTGGCGAGCGGACGCAAGAAAACATTCTCGGATCAATGGGGGCTTCACAACGCATTAGCCGTTTTCAACCCGGCACCAGTGACCTGA
- a CDS encoding LysR family transcriptional regulator — translation MNEPDLNLLIALDVLLAEGSVAGAARRLGLSASAMSRTLSRLRDTTGDPLLVRAGGNMVLTPYAEEIRPRTQNAVFEARAILRPAKAALNLATLERSFTLRTNAGFIEIFGAALIAAVATVAPFVQLRFMPKPEKTAKYLREGQIDFEVGVLGEMGPEIRITALYRDKFVGVVRKGHPLEQESEITPARYAALGHVVVSRHDRGIGPVDMLLAELSLERKIAALVPGFPAALAVAQASDLVALVPATFLLNQPGLYGNSGEARLHVFELPVKTNEITVSLMWHPRSEADPAHRWLRQLVLKVCREKVPG, via the coding sequence ATGAATGAACCCGATTTGAATTTACTCATTGCGCTTGATGTGCTTCTGGCTGAAGGAAGTGTGGCGGGTGCTGCGCGTCGTTTGGGACTCAGCGCGTCGGCCATGAGTCGTACGTTAAGCCGCCTGCGCGATACCACGGGCGATCCTTTACTGGTGCGCGCCGGGGGCAATATGGTGCTCACACCTTACGCAGAAGAGATTCGGCCGCGTACGCAAAACGCAGTGTTTGAGGCCCGTGCGATTCTGCGTCCGGCAAAAGCCGCGCTCAATCTTGCCACGCTTGAGCGCAGTTTCACCCTGCGCACCAATGCAGGATTTATCGAGATATTTGGTGCCGCGCTGATTGCGGCGGTCGCCACTGTTGCACCTTTCGTGCAACTGCGTTTTATGCCTAAACCGGAGAAAACGGCGAAGTATTTACGCGAGGGGCAGATTGATTTTGAAGTCGGCGTGCTCGGGGAAATGGGGCCAGAGATACGCATTACGGCGTTATATCGCGACAAGTTTGTCGGCGTGGTCAGAAAGGGTCATCCGCTTGAGCAAGAAAGTGAAATTACCCCTGCGAGGTATGCTGCGTTGGGGCATGTGGTGGTGTCGCGTCACGATCGCGGAATCGGCCCGGTTGATATGCTGCTGGCTGAGCTGAGTTTAGAACGTAAGATTGCCGCGTTGGTGCCGGGTTTTCCTGCTGCGTTGGCAGTGGCTCAGGCGTCTGATTTAGTGGCTTTGGTGCCAGCGACTTTCTTGCTTAACCAGCCGGGGTTATATGGCAATTCCGGGGAAGCGAGGCTTCATGTTTTTGAGCTGCCGGTGAAAACCAATGAGATTACGGTGTCGTTGATGTGGCATCCGCGTTCGGAAGCAGATCCGGCGCATCGCTGGCTGCGGCAGTTAGTGTTGAAGGTTTGCCGCGAGAAAGTGCCGGGATAG
- a CDS encoding MFS transporter — protein sequence MALFSNLPGDEGLPGFERGLAMAAVMTMAAMVVFDGSMINIALPQIARSLNASVGATVWVANGYLLSAAMTLAIFAALSSRLGFRSIFTFGLSVFTLASVGCALSTSLDMLIAMRVLQGIGGAATLSIGPAILRSVFPNRLLGRVLGLNALLIGTSTAIAPILGGTILSTLSWPWLFAINIPLGIIAMLLALRVVPHNPALKREPFDYAGAVLSAVALGALVMATDAFTHQGNSDLITALIYGGIAIFTGMAFIWVQRRATKPLLPLNIFASSRFSLAALTSLASFVSQGITFIALPFLFQSVYGYSALISALLFTPWPIGIILAAPHAGRLADRYSAAIISTIGLSIFAVGLALLAMLPEHAQAWDICLRSLLCGIGFGCFQSPNNREMLSNASRENSGYASGVLAIMRTFGQCLGAAFVGVLMSIYAQSSAIHISQWLAVIATALAIALSVSRLRGYKLSQA from the coding sequence ATGGCGTTATTTTCCAATCTACCCGGCGATGAGGGTTTACCCGGCTTCGAACGCGGTTTAGCGATGGCCGCCGTCATGACAATGGCGGCAATGGTGGTGTTCGACGGCTCGATGATTAACATCGCGCTGCCGCAAATCGCCCGTTCACTTAACGCCTCCGTTGGCGCGACCGTCTGGGTGGCGAACGGTTACCTGCTATCGGCGGCAATGACGCTGGCGATCTTCGCCGCACTTTCCAGCCGCCTCGGGTTCCGCTCCATTTTCACTTTTGGCCTGAGCGTTTTCACGCTCGCCTCTGTGGGTTGCGCGTTATCGACATCACTGGATATGTTAATCGCCATGCGCGTCTTACAAGGGATTGGCGGGGCTGCCACGTTAAGTATTGGCCCGGCCATTCTGCGCTCGGTTTTCCCTAACCGCCTGTTAGGGCGTGTCCTGGGTCTCAATGCCTTACTGATAGGCACCAGCACCGCTATCGCGCCCATTCTCGGGGGAACCATACTCTCAACTTTGAGCTGGCCGTGGCTGTTTGCGATTAACATCCCGCTGGGCATTATCGCGATGCTACTCGCCTTGCGTGTGGTGCCGCATAATCCGGCATTGAAGCGTGAACCGTTTGATTACGCAGGGGCCGTGCTTTCCGCCGTTGCGTTAGGCGCCCTGGTGATGGCCACCGATGCTTTTACACACCAGGGAAATAGCGACCTGATAACCGCATTGATTTACGGTGGCATCGCAATTTTCACCGGAATGGCGTTCATCTGGGTTCAGCGCCGCGCAACAAAGCCGCTGCTCCCGCTCAACATTTTTGCCTCTTCCCGATTTTCGCTGGCCGCGCTCACTTCTTTGGCGTCTTTTGTCAGCCAGGGAATAACCTTTATCGCGCTGCCCTTCCTGTTTCAGAGCGTTTACGGTTACAGCGCGCTGATTTCAGCACTGCTTTTCACACCGTGGCCCATCGGCATCATTCTGGCCGCACCCCATGCCGGGCGTCTTGCCGACCGCTATTCAGCGGCGATCATTTCCACCATCGGCTTGAGTATTTTTGCGGTTGGCCTGGCATTGCTGGCGATGCTCCCGGAACACGCTCAGGCGTGGGATATCTGCCTGCGTAGCCTGTTATGCGGCATCGGTTTTGGCTGCTTCCAAAGCCCGAACAACAGAGAAATGCTGTCCAATGCCTCACGCGAAAACAGCGGTTACGCTTCAGGCGTGCTGGCGATTATGCGCACCTTCGGCCAGTGCCTGGGTGCAGCCTTTGTTGGCGTGTTGATGTCGATTTATGCGCAGAGCAGCGCCATACATATCAGCCAGTGGCTGGCGGTAATTGCGACGGCGTTGGCTATTGCGCTGAGTGTGAGTCGGTTGCGGGGATATAAACTGTCGCAGGCGTAA
- a CDS encoding DeoR family transcriptional regulator, translated as MSNTDAATDKRVTGTSERREQIIQRLRQQGSVQVNDLSSFFGVSTVTIRNDLAFLEKQGVAVRAYGGALVCDSGTAAVEPTVEDKSSLNTSLKRSIARVAADLIKPGHRVILDSGTTTYEIARHLRNHKEVIAMTNGLNVANALLEAEGVELLMTGGHLRRQSLSFYGDQADQSLQNYHFDMLFLGVDAIDLERGVSTHNEDEARLNRRMCEVAERVIVVTDSTKFNRSSLHKIIDTQRIHMVITDAGIPEESLKGLRKGGIEVVLVGEG; from the coding sequence ATGAGCAATACCGACGCAGCAACGGACAAGCGTGTAACAGGTACAAGTGAAAGACGCGAACAAATCATTCAGCGTCTTCGCCAGCAGGGAAGTGTGCAGGTTAATGATCTTTCTTCATTTTTTGGTGTTTCGACGGTGACGATCCGTAACGATCTGGCTTTCCTTGAAAAGCAGGGCGTGGCGGTGCGTGCTTACGGCGGGGCGCTGGTCTGCGATTCAGGGACGGCGGCGGTTGAACCGACTGTTGAAGATAAAAGCTCTCTGAATACCTCTCTGAAACGCAGCATCGCGCGCGTGGCGGCGGATCTTATTAAGCCGGGCCACCGCGTTATTCTTGACTCCGGCACCACGACTTATGAAATTGCGCGCCACCTGCGCAACCATAAAGAAGTCATCGCCATGACCAACGGTTTGAACGTGGCGAATGCATTGCTTGAAGCAGAAGGCGTGGAATTGCTGATGACCGGTGGGCATTTGCGCCGCCAGTCGCTGTCATTCTATGGCGATCAGGCCGATCAATCGCTGCAAAACTATCACTTCGACATGCTATTCCTCGGCGTTGATGCCATCGATCTTGAACGCGGTGTCAGCACGCATAACGAAGATGAAGCGCGACTTAACCGCCGTATGTGCGAAGTGGCTGAACGCGTAATTGTAGTCACGGATTCCACAAAATTTAACCGCTCCAGCCTGCATAAAATTATTGATACGCAGCGGATCCATATGGTGATCACCGACGCGGGTATTCCTGAAGAGAGCCTGAAGGGGCTGCGTAAAGGTGGGATTGAAGTGGTGCTGGTGGGGGAAGGTTAA
- the kbaZ gene encoding tagatose-bisphosphate aldolase subunit KbaZ: MKHLTAFVADHKQDSRCGIFAVCSAHPMVLEAAMRHAREAKSLLLIEATSNQVDQHGGYTGMTPQHFREFVESMADQYHFPRENLILGGDHLGPNRWQGLQAEEAMRNADELIRCYVAAGFKKIHLDCSMSCADDPVPLTDTIVAMRAARLAKIAEQTCAEKFGESDLVYVIGTEVPVPGGAHETLAELAVTTPQAAKATLEAHRHAFELQGLSDIWPRIIGLVVQPGVEFDHTQVIDYQPEKSLSLSQMIEAFDTLVFEAHSTDYQTPQALQQLVQNHFAILKVGPALTFALREALFSLAAIEHELRPAHKCSGLREVLENVMLEQPEYWKHHYHGNTSDCRLARGYSFSDRVRYYWPDRDIDEAYSSLVTNLAGESIPLPLISQYLPLQYAKVREGKIAATPHELIIDHIQDILHQYHCACLSTQQSPLTQ, from the coding sequence GTGAAACATTTAACCGCGTTTGTGGCCGACCATAAACAGGACTCACGATGTGGCATTTTTGCCGTTTGTTCCGCTCACCCAATGGTTCTCGAAGCGGCAATGCGCCATGCAAGAGAAGCAAAATCTCTCTTATTGATTGAAGCGACGTCCAACCAGGTCGATCAGCATGGCGGTTACACCGGAATGACGCCGCAACACTTCCGCGAGTTTGTCGAGTCAATGGCAGACCAGTATCACTTCCCACGTGAAAACCTGATTCTGGGCGGCGATCACCTTGGCCCAAACCGCTGGCAAGGGCTGCAAGCTGAAGAAGCGATGCGCAATGCAGATGAGTTGATTCGTTGCTATGTCGCTGCGGGTTTTAAAAAGATCCATCTCGATTGCAGTATGTCCTGCGCTGACGACCCGGTGCCGTTGACCGATACTATTGTTGCGATGCGCGCCGCAAGACTGGCGAAAATTGCCGAACAAACCTGTGCTGAGAAATTCGGCGAGTCCGATTTAGTTTACGTTATCGGCACTGAAGTTCCGGTTCCCGGCGGCGCGCACGAAACGCTGGCGGAACTCGCGGTCACAACACCACAGGCTGCAAAAGCCACACTGGAAGCTCACCGCCACGCTTTTGAATTACAAGGCTTAAGCGATATCTGGCCGCGGATTATTGGACTGGTCGTTCAACCTGGCGTTGAGTTCGACCACACGCAAGTTATCGATTATCAGCCGGAGAAATCACTTTCCCTGAGCCAGATGATTGAAGCGTTCGACACTCTGGTATTTGAAGCGCACTCCACCGATTACCAGACCCCGCAGGCATTGCAGCAGCTGGTTCAGAACCACTTTGCGATTCTGAAAGTCGGCCCGGCGCTGACTTTTGCACTCCGTGAAGCGCTGTTCTCACTGGCCGCTATCGAGCATGAACTACGCCCGGCACATAAATGCTCAGGTCTTCGGGAAGTGCTGGAAAACGTTATGCTCGAACAACCTGAATACTGGAAACACCATTATCACGGCAATACCAGCGACTGCCGCCTGGCACGTGGCTACAGCTTCTCTGACCGCGTCCGCTATTACTGGCCAGATCGTGACATTGACGAAGCGTATTCAAGTCTTGTTACTAATCTGGCCGGTGAATCTATTCCTTTGCCGCTCATCAGTCAGTATCTGCCACTTCAATACGCTAAGGTCCGTGAAGGAAAAATCGCGGCCACGCCGCATGAGCTGATTATCGACCATATCCAGGACATATTGCATCAGTACCATTGTGCCTGTCTTAGCACACAACAATCCCCATTAACACAATGA